TTTGTTTTACTTATTCTGCTTCGCCTTGTTTTTCCTGCCCTGCCTTATTCCCTTCCAGTCTTACCTTTTCTTTCTCCATGCCAGCGGCAGGAGGGCGAGGAGCGCAAGCGCTCCGAGGCCGGCGCTGCATCCGCCGCCGGAACCGCCGTTATGTTCGATGGAGTTCCAGAGGACCTTATACTGGCTCCTGGGGTCGCGTTGTTCCGAGGCGAAGAGGTAGGGTGAGAAGGCACGTACCGCCACACCGTTGTCGTAGTCGCAGTTCTTCGGGTCGTAGACAAAGCTGAAGGTGCGCTCCTCCCCCGCCCTGATGAGGGGGAATTCCGTCGCGCCGAGCAGCGAGCGGTTGACGCCTCTTTTGCCAGCGAGCAGCCCTACGCGCAGCAGAGGCACGTAGTTTATCTCTTTTTCTTTGCCGCCGATGTTGAGCCTGCCCCCCGTGTATTTCACCCTGACGTCGATCTTCATCTTCTTAGAACGCGATTTTTCGTCGATCGTCAGCGGCTCTTGGGAGACGGTGCCGTCCTTCGCCATTTCGTAGGCCGTGACGCCGGTTATCGCGATATCGGGATAGTTCTCGACGGAGACGGAGGCCGCGCGCGCGACGTTTGCCGCCTGGGCGCTCACCGTGCCGAAGAAGTCCTGCGGGTCGTAGCTCCCGACCATTATGTAGCCGTGGTCGTTGTCGGTGCTGAGCTGCTCGCCGTCGTATGATATCACCGCGTGCAGCCAGCCGAGGCCGGTATCCTTGGGGGCCGTCCAGCCGTTGAGAACGGCGTAGTCCCAGTTGTCTCCGCTATCCGAGTTCCCGGTGCGTCCGTTTATACTCTTGATGGACGCCGGATTGTCGCCGGTTATCTCTTCACAGCCGCCGTCCGAGGCCGGGTTCGCGGCGGGATAGTTTGTCCCTCCCTCTGTCCAGGGCTGGTAATAGAATTTGACCTTGACCTCCCTTGTATTAACGAAGCTGTAGTTTATCACGCGCAGGCTCAGGTTGTATTTCTGTCCGCATTCGAGCAGTTTTGTCGCGGTGCCGTGATTGTCTCCCGTCTGTGCCTGCGAAGCATCCTCCTGCTTCTCGAAGCTCAGGCCGCGCATCTGGCGGCTCGTATTCGGGTTGTCGTTTTCGGCTAGGTAGTAGACCATGCTTTCGATGTTGTGTCCGGCGGATTTATTCTTTATATCGTTGTTCCAGCGGAAGGGCAGCAGCAGCCCGGGGTCGGCGTAGGTCATGTAGGGGCTGCCGGGCCCCCATATCCTGCTTTGGAACGATTCAAGTTCCGGCACGGCGTAGCCGACGCAGAAGGCTCCGTCGTCATGCGTGAAGTAGGCGATGTCCGACTTGAACTGCATGTCGGAGGCGCTCCAGCTATCGGTGTACATCGTATAATTGCGTGCGCCGGGCCAGGCCATCGTCACGCCGAACATTGCCGAGGCGTCGGTGGTCGTCGTCGAGTCCGTGCCCCATGTATAGTCCCCGTTAAGGTCAATTTTGATGGTAGATTCCCTGGTAAGTTTTCCACCTATTGTTGGATGTATATAGGCATGGGCTCCGCCAGTTTGGCTGACATGCTTCATATCAGAGTGTTTAGACGAGGTGGAGGCGTCCATATGGAACTCGCTCGCGTCAAGGTTGCCGATAATGTTGCCGGTGCCGGAGATAAATACCTCGCCGTTGATGTCGGACAAGGGGTTATACGGATTGATAGATATTTTTGCCTCCTTCCCCTGCGGGTATCCCGTTATATCTGTGAGCCGCTTGGGATAGGTAAAGAGGTTATAGTTGTCGTGCAGCGGCTCGTACCACGAGATGCTCCTTCCCGGCGTCGGAGTGAAGGTCGAGGCCGTCTCCGTGGGGACGATAAACTGGAAGTAGTTCTGCGCCTTGTATTCAACGCCGGCGTCGTCGGAAGCCGTTATGAACCTCTTATCCGCCGGCAGGATTATCGGATAGCGGCAGACGCTGTAATCATTGGCCCGGTAATAGAGCTGGTCGTCCCGGTCCGCCCTGTAGGAGAAGGTATAATTCATGGCCGACGTATATTCGTCCGTATTTTCCCTTACCCGGTCGGCGCCGTACTGCCCGCCAATGTCGAGCATCGGGTCTTCATTGGCGATGTTCTCCGAACGGTGGAATATTTTATCGACCACGCTGCCCTTGTGCGAAATCTCAAGTCCTAAGGAGGCGCCGGTTTTCAGGCCGTGCGTACCTGTTTCGGACGAGGAGCTCCCCCATTCGCCGTTGAGCTGCATGCCGGTGTAGTAGCCGTCGGTGTCAAATACTGCGAAGGAGTCGAGCGTCACCTTGCCGTCCTCCTCGGCATAACCCGACAGCGCGCTGCCGGCGGCGCGCACGCGGTCCCAGTGTTTCGGCGGCGCCTGCGTCACCATATAGAGCTCGATGTTGTCCTCCACCGTGATGACCGTCGGCGCGCCTACTACGAGGCTTTCCTCATAAAAATCTACGGCCTGCACTATCGATCCGATGCCATAGGTCGAAGCCGTGTCGTACTTTCCCTTGCCATTCAGTTTTAATCCCTCGCCGGAAGACCAGGAGAAAACACCCACGTAATGGGCAGAATAATTTTTGTCGACTGTCGAATGGCTGTAAGGTCCCGTACACCCCACCGCGATCTGGGCCCTTCTGGACTGGGGGTCATAGATGAAATAGCCGGTGCAGAGCGAATGGCGGATATAGTCGGGGTTGAGGGTCCAGCCCATCTCCTTGAAATCGTGCAGGTTATATTCGTATTTCGACCCAAGGCCAGTTATGTCGGCCCCCTTTGGGCTGTTCCAGTCGTGGATATAGAGGATGAGCTGATTTTCACCGCTTCTTTTGACGCCGAGCGTCCACATCAGCTCGCCGAATCCGTCACCGTCAATGTCGGCGATAGCGGCGTTCAGCGGAGAGGCGGTGACGCCGGAGAGCGACGACAGGTAGACGCCGGTCGGAGCGGAATCTGCCGTTTTGGCAAAGTCGCCCGCTTTCCATTGGTAGACACTCATCGCGACGGAGCCGTCGGAGAGGGGTTTCAGCAGCACCAGCTCGTCGTGGCCGTCGCCATTGAGGTCCCCGGCGGCCAGCCCGCCGCTGTAGTAGGATTCCGACGAGGAGCCGGTATCTTCCGCATATATCTGCGAAGAGGTAAATCCGCCGCCGTCGCCGGCCCCGATCCTATATATTTCCAGCCGGTTGCCGTCGTTGGGGTCGCCGGTGCTTCTGGAAAAATAGACCGCGGCCTCCGCTTTGCCGTCATCGTCAAAATCCCCGATTGTCATCCGGTAGCTGAGCGCGCCCCTAAAGCTCCCAGAATTCACCCCCAGGGCCGTACCCCCGCCGTTGACATAGTAGTATTTGACCTCTCCCGCTTCCCACGGCACTGTTGCTTTTTCATAGAGCGATTTGCCGTCGACGAGCAGCAGGCGCGCGTAGGCCTCGCCGTCGGCCGCCGTAGTGCAGAAGGCGACCAGATAGTCGGCGTATCCGCGCGCCCCTAAAGCTCCCAGAATTCACCCCCAGGGCCGTACCCCCGCCGTTGACATAGTAGTATTTGACCTCTCCCGCTTCCCACGGCACTGTTGCTTTTTCATAGAGCGATTTGCCGTCGACGAGCAGCAGGCGCGCGTAGGCCTCGCCGTCGGCCGCCGTAGTGCAGAAGGCGACCAGATAGTCGGCGTATCCGTCGCCGTTCCAGTCGAAGGCGGCAAGATCGTGCGCTCTGCTGCGGTCCAGCTGCATGCCGCCGCACTCGTAGGCCGGAGCCACACCGGGAATAATTATTTCTTTCATAAAATATAATCCGTATTTATCGTCGTCTCGCAGTGAGAGGCAGAGCTCGTTAGTACCATCGTCATGGTGCGAGAGATATGAGCCGACGTGGAGGTTCTTCCTCACCGTGACCGAGGTGTCGCCGCAGAGGTCGGGCGAGAGCGTGACCTCCCGCGGGATGAAGCCCTCCACGGCGGCCGAGGCAAAGACGCTGAAAGAGGGTAGTGCTGTCTTACTAGAAAAACAATAGTCATATTCGTCGTTATCATCCATATCGTCGTTATCCTTGTCAGTGAAGACAATATTTTCCATATCTCCCATGTTAGTCTCGCGTGTTACAAGCAATCTCTGCTTGGGGACCAGGCGCGCGTTCTTTAACATGCCCAGCGGGTCTTTCGCAACCGAATCCGGCACGCCGGTCGGGTCGGCGTCGGCTCTTAAAAGTCTATACCCCCCCGTATATAGCCGCCACCGCGGCCACGATAAAGAGGGCCGCTAAGAGGCCTCTGCCGAGAAATTTTTTGCGCAGTTCGTCAAAACGCATCACGCCACTTCCTCCCATAAGTTTCCGTAAGGTTTTTATTCTTTTTACTTTGTGCGATCGTTTCCTGATTATATCAGAAAATAGGTAAAATTACGCATTTATTGCAAAATTAGGAGAAACGGCAGTACCAACTGCATGTAATTTTGTCAACAGGCGGCGCGGGGAAAACAAAATCGACGCCGCTGGGCTCCGGCTCGGAGGCCGGAGCGATAAAATAAAACCAAGCCCCGTCCCTTCCGTCACTCCGGGCTTGACCCGGAGTCCAGCGTCCCTAGGTTTTGCTTTTGTTTTGTCGGCGTTACGCCGCTGTCTCCGGCGTGGAATGCCGTTTTTGCCGCCGGTAAAAATTCCTCGGCGGATAGGGGCATTAAGTATTGACATTAAGAAAAGTTAGGCGTATAAACGTAAGCTAATTAAACTTTGAGTCAAAGGAGAAGGCAAATGAGATATAAAACTTTTTCAGCATCGATATCGTGTTCGTCTCTCTCCTCCGGCCTTTCGTCGTGCGGCTGGTCGTCGTCGCTGTGCCGTTCTCAAAGCGAATAACCTTGATGCTGTAAAGTATATCCAAGCAAATAGTCCGGGTAGCGTTTTGAGATCGAAGGGTGTTCTTTCGGTCTTTTTTTATTTTATGAACTGGAGGTCTTATCGTTGAAGAAAAAATATCTGCTCACCCCCGGGCCGGTGGAAACGCCTCGGAGTGTCCTGGAGGCCGCTTCGCGGCCGCTGATCAGCCACCGGTGCGGCGAGTTTTCGGAGCTTTTTAAGGGTATATCGCGCAAGCTGGGCCGCCTGCTCGAGAGCGGGCAGCCTGTGGTGATACTCCCCTCTTCGGGGACGGGCGCGCTCGAATGCGCCGCCGTGAATTTCCTGCGCCCCGGCGACGTCTTTATCTCGCTCTCCTGCGGCGTCTTCGGCGACCGTTTCTGGGAGATCGCCGCGCGCACGGGGGCCCGCGGGATATATGTGGACACGGAGCCCGGCAGTGCGCCGACTCCGGAAGCAGCGGCGACCGCGCTGCGCGAGAATCCCGGCGTACGCGCGCTGCTGATTACCCACAACGAGACCTCGACCGGCGTCACGGTGCCGGTGAGGGAGATAATAGCGGCGCTTCCCGTCGAGGGCCGCCCGCTGGTATTGGCCGACGGCGTGAGCTCCGTCGGGACGATCGAATGTCTGCCCGAAAGCTGGGGGGTGGACGTGCTCTGCACCGCCTCGCAGAAGGGGCTGATGACCCCTCCGGGGCTCGGCCTGGTATGGCTGTCGAAGCGGGCGCTTGACGAGCTCGAGGGCCGCGAATGTCCCAGTTATTATTTTGATTTGAAGCTTCATCTGAAAAATATGAAGCCGGACTCTTACGCCAACCCCTACACGCCGCCGGTATCGCTCTATTACGCGCTCGACGCGGCGCTGGATATCATCCTCGACGAGGGCGCGCCCGCGTGGTTCGCGAAGCGCCGCCGGTATGCGGAGGCCTTCGCGGCGGCCCTTGAGGAGCTCGGCTATGAGCTGCTGGTCAGGGACAGGCATCTGCGCTCCGCCGGTGTCACCGCCTTCTCCGCGCCTGGAGGCGCGAGCGAGGCGGTGAGAAAGCGCCTCTCCGCCGCCGGTTTTGAGACGGCGGGCGGCCAGGGGGCACTGAAGGGAAAGCTGATCCGCGCCGCGCATTACAGCGACTGGGAGATGCCGGAGATGGAGGATATTCTGCGTGCCTTCGCGGAGGCTATCGGCAATAATTGCGATGATAGATACTTAGAAACTGCCCGAAATATTTTTGAAAATAGATAAAGGATGGGAGATAGCGTGATGGATAATAAATGGAAGATATTGGTTACGGAGAAGGTCGGCGAGTCAGGGCTTGATATTTTCAGGAACGCGCCCGATGTGGAGCTCGACGTGGAGATGGGGCTCACGGAGGACGAGCTGATCGCGAAGCTGCCCGGTTATGACGGGATCTTGACGCGCAGCGGCACGACGATGGATGAGAAGAAGATCGAGGCCGGAAGGAATCTCAAGGTTATCGGCCGCGCGGGGGTCGGCGTGGACAATATCGACCTGCCCGCCGCGAGCCGCCACGGCATTATCGTCATCAACGCGCCGAGCGGCAACACTCTCGCGGCGACGGAGCTGACGATGGCCAATATGCTCGCCGTCGTGCGCCACGTGCCGCAGGCCTGCAGCTCGCTGCACCGCGGCAAATGGGACCGCAACCGTTTTACGGGCTGCCAGCTCAGCGGCAGGAAGCTTTTGATAATCGGCCTCGGGCGCATCGGCAGCGAGGTGGCGAAGCGCGCGCGGGCCTTTGATATGGAGATCATCGCCTATGACCCCTATATACCGCAGAAGAAGGCCGAGTCCCTCCATGTGGAGTTGGTGAGCGACCTTGAGGGGGCCGTCTCTCTCGCGGACGTCGTGACTATCCACACGCCGCTGACGGAGGAGACCACCAATATGATCGACGCCGATATGCTGCGCGCCTTCAAGCACGGCGCTTATCTCGTCAACTGCGCGCGCGGCGGCATTGTCGACGAGGCGGCGGTGGCCGAAGCGGTGCGCGAGGGGCGGCTCTCAGGCTTCGCGACTGACGTGTTCAGCGCCGAGCCGCTGGCGAAAGATCACCCATTCCTCGCGGAGGATATCGCCGAGAGGATCGTCATCACGCCGCATATTGGTGCTAATACTCTGGAGGCGCAGTCCGAGGTCTCGCGCATCGCGGCGCAGAATATGCTGATGGTGCTTCGCGGCGAGCCCTATGCCCACGCGGTGAATCTTCCCTTTATAGAGCAGACGCTGAACGGCGACCAGCGGATGTATCTGAGCCTCTCACGCAAGCTCGGCGTGCTCGCGGCCAAGCTCGCTCAGGTGCGCGGCGCCGCCGCCCACAACTGCCATGTCACGCTGCGCGGCGCGCTCTTTGAGGATGAGGAGAAGCGCGTCGCAAACCAGCTGCGCCCTTACACGATCGCCGTCCTCAAGGGGATGCTCGAGGTGAGCATAGGTTCTTCCGTCACTTACATGATCGCCCCGCTGCTCGCGAAGGACCGCCGCATTTCGATAGACGAGAGCTGCGGCGAGTCAAAGACCTACAAGAATACCATCGAGGTGGAGCTGGAGACGGAGAAGGGAGCGGTCTCCCTGCTGGCGACGATCACGGAGGAGGGACGCCAGCGCATCGTGCGCGTTAATGACTATTGGGTGGATTTCGTGCCGAGCGGCAAGCTGCTCATCTTCCAGAACCACGACCGTCCCGGCGTCATCGGCAAGATCGGCAGCGTCCTCGGCGAGGCGGGGGTCAATATCGCGAACTTCGCCCTTGGCCGCAAGGAGGGCAGCGGCCTCGCGCTCGGCGCTCTGGAGATAGACGGAGAGACTGACGACCGTCTGCGCGGTGAGCTCGTGAAGAGCGGCGATATGGTCTGGGTGACGACGGTTGATTTTACGAAGGCGGGATAGTTTATGAGATTTTTTGTAATAAGGCACGGAGAGACGGCCTGGAACGTCGCGGGACGTTTTCAGGGCCAGCAGGATACGGAGCTCAACGATAAGGGACTGGCGCAGGCCGATCTGCTTGGCGACCGTCTGGCCGGACATAGGTTCGAGGCGGTGCTGACAAGTCCCCTCGCGCGCGCGAAGGTGACGGCTGAACGCGCCGCGTCGCGCTGTGAGTACGGCGAGTTTTTAACGGTGGGGGCGCTGACGGAGATCAACCACGGTGACTGGGAGGGGCGTCTCGCCGACGAGATCGCGGCGGAGTGGCCCGAGGAGCTCCACCGCTGGCATGTGTCACCCGAGACGGTGACGATGCCAGGCCCCGGCGGAGAGAATCTTGAGGATATCCTGCGCCGCGCCGTCCCCGCGGTGGAGGCGGCGGCGAAAAGGTATGAGGGCGACGTGCTGCTGGCCTCGCACGACGCGGTAATCAAGGTGCTGCTGTGCTATTGGCTCGGCGCGCCGCTCGCGAGTTTTTTCCGCTTTCAGGTCCCTAACTGCAGTATAACTGTCATCGAGGTGAAGGAGGGCTCCGCGCCGCGGATGCTTCTGATGGGAGACGCCGCGCATCTGGGGGATAGCTTTGAACGCCCAGAGCAGAAAGGTCTGTAAATCGGCGTTTATACGCGCCGCTGACTTAGCTCAACAAGGCCGGAAAATCCTCGACGCACCGAAGTGCGCCTGCGGTTTTCCGGCCTTATTTCGCGTCGTCATCAACACGTCTAAACGCCGATTTCCTTCGGGTGGGAAAAGAGATAAACAGCGAGCAAACGGCAGCCTGGCTCCGATAGGCTGAAAGATAAATAGCTGTCTTTTGTCTTTGTCCATTGTTGATTTTTAGTGGGTTTGTCATGTATGATTTGCTGAGGGTGGAATCTAATCCACGCTTACGTAGTATAATATATGTCATTGTGGAATTTTTATGTAAGTGAGTGATGATATAGATGTTAGGCGCGCTGATTGGCGATATCATGGGCTCCGTCTTTGAGCGGGCCCCGCACAAGTCCAAAGAATTTGATTTTATCTCGGAGAGAAGCCGTTTCACGGACGATTCCATGCTCACCGTCGCGACGGCGGACGCACTTCTCCACGGCTACGGCTATATGCCGGTCTTTAAGTATTGGGGGCGTTCTTATCCGAACGCCGGATATGGGCAGAAGTTTTACCGCTGGTGCCTCTCCGACAACGACGAAACGGGAGAGAGCTACGGCAACGGCTCCGCGATGCGGGTCTCCCCCATCGGCTGGGCCTTTGACAGCCTTGACGAGGTGTTGGAGGAGGCTAAAAGGAGCGCGGCTCCGAGCCACAACCACCCGGAGGGCCTCAAAGGAGCGGGCGCCGTCGCCGCCGCCGTCTTTCTCGCGCGCGGCGGAAAGAGCAAAGATGAGATAAGGGATTATATCGCCGGGGAGTTCGGCTATGACCTGAACCGCCCGCTGGAGGCGATCCGTCCTGAATACACCTTTGATTCATCCTGTCAGGGCAGCGTGCCGGAGGCGATCATCGCCTTTCTGGAATCGGAGGACTTCGAGGACGCGCTCTGCAACGCCGTCTCGCTCGGGGGCGACTCCGATACGCAGGCCTGCATCGCGGGAGCGATCGCCGAGGCCTTTTACGGCCCCGTCTCGAAGCGCTGGGTGACGATGCTCAACATTCTTTTGCCGCAGGAGGCGCTGCGGGTCGTCGACGCGTTTAATAAGAAGTATCTTGATTCCTGCTATAATTTCTTCTGCTGCGGTCAGGAGAGCGCGGAGGGCCGCCCCTCGGAGAACGGCATGCCCTATGAACTGCTGAATCTGAACCCAGGAAGCTGCCGCTGGTGGGTGAAGGAGCTTGGAATGCAGGACGAAGTCTGGGCCTTTGTGACGGAGTCCGAGATCCCACGCGAGGCGAGCGTCTATTTCTCGACCGACACGCCTGTGATATTCGATCAGCTCTGCTTTAAATCATTTGAGGACGCCTTCATCGCGCTCAACAGGAATGGCTTCGACCTCTATTTTGAGAACTACGCGGAGGGCAGCGGACCGGGTTACTACACCTCCGCGCCGCGTGGACGCTTCCGTATCGAGCCGCACCCGCTGTTTTCCTCCGGTAAGCACTGGATATAATAAAAAAACAGAAGAAGAACCGGCGTTTATAAAAATTGGCGCGAATTAAGCGCCGTATGCTTCATAAGCCTATAGCGCTTATGTGCGCCGGTTTTATTATTATGTGAAAATCTCAGAGCCTGTTTACGTTCTTTGTGTGAGTATGATAAATAGCGGTTTAGCTTTTGATATAGTAAAAAAACAATAGGTAACGGCTGTTTACCATTGTTTTGTCACACCGGCCTCCGAGCCGGTGTTCAGCGGCGTTGCCATATTTTTCCGCACCTCGTAAGGCAAAAACAAAACCCCACGCCGCTGGATGCCGGGTCAAGCTCGGCATGACAAACAAAAACAAAACTAAATTGCTATTTATCTTCTTTTCGACCTTTGCCGACGCATTTACCTGTCTCTTTTTATAAGAAAAAGCCTCCCATCAGCATTTGACATAAGAATATCCGGGTATTAAAATCTTAGTTAATATTATACGATATGTTTGCTTTATATTAATAAAACATACAAGTAATTCTATGCTGAAGAGGGGCGGTGCGTCGGATGCACAGCGTGTGGGTGAAGGGATTATTGTCGGCGAAAAACGGGATGAATCTCTACCGGGGCTGCTCTCACGGCTGTATATACTGCGACTCGCGCAGCCGTTGTTACCGCATGGAGCATGATTTTGAGGATATCGAGATCAAGGAGAACGCCATAGAGCTGCTTGAGGCGGCGCTCCGGCGCAGAAGGCAAAAGTGTATGATCGGGACGGGTTCTATGACTGACCCCTATATTCCGCTTGAGATGGAGACGGGCAACGTCAGGCGCGCGCTCTCCCTGATCTATCGGTACGGTTTCGGCTTTACCGTCATCACCAAATCGGCCCGTCTGCTGCGTGACCTGGATCTGCTGAAGAAGATAAACGAGCGAAGCAAGTGCGTGGTGCAGATGACGCTCACCACCGGCGACGAGGAGCTCTGCCGGAAAATCGAGCCGAACGTGAGCACCACGAAGGAACGCTTCGAGGCGCTAAAACAGCTGCGCGAAGCCGGGATACCCACCGTCGTCTGGCTCTCCCTCATCCTGCCGTTTATCAACGACACGGAGGAGAATATCTCCGCCATACTGGATTACTGCGCGGAGGCGAGGGTCCGCGGCGTCATCTGTTTCGGTATGGGGCTGACTCTGCGCGAGGGAAACAGGGAATACTTCTACAGCCGCCTGGAACAGTATTTCCCCGGTATGAAGGAG
This is a stretch of genomic DNA from Cloacibacillus sp.. It encodes these proteins:
- a CDS encoding VCBS repeat-containing protein, with amino-acid sequence MPWEAGEVKYYYVNGGGTALGVNSGSFRGALSYRMTIGDFDDDGKAEAAVYFSRSTGDPNDGNRLEIYRIGAGDGGGFTSSQIYAEDTGSSSESYYSGGLAAGDLNGDGHDELVLLKPLSDGSVAMSVYQWKAGDFAKTADSAPTGVYLSSLSGVTASPLNAAIADIDGDGFGELMWTLGVKRSGENQLILYIHDWNSPKGADITGLGSKYEYNLHDFKEMGWTLNPDYIRHSLCTGYFIYDPQSRRAQIAVGCTGPYSHSTVDKNYSAHYVGVFSWSSGEGLKLNGKGKYDTASTYGIGSIVQAVDFYEESLVVGAPTVITVEDNIELYMVTQAPPKHWDRVRAAGSALSGYAEEDGKVTLDSFAVFDTDGYYTGMQLNGEWGSSSSETGTHGLKTGASLGLEISHKGSVVDKIFHRSENIANEDPMLDIGGQYGADRVRENTDEYTSAMNYTFSYRADRDDQLYYRANDYSVCRYPIILPADKRFITASDDAGVEYKAQNYFQFIVPTETASTFTPTPGRSISWYEPLHDNYNLFTYPKRLTDITGYPQGKEAKISINPYNPLSDINGEVFISGTGNIIGNLDASEFHMDASTSSKHSDMKHVSQTGGAHAYIHPTIGGKLTRESTIKIDLNGDYTWGTDSTTTTDASAMFGVTMAWPGARNYTMYTDSWSASDMQFKSDIAYFTHDDGAFCVGYAVPELESFQSRIWGPGSPYMTYADPGLLLPFRWNNDIKNKSAGHNIESMVYYLAENDNPNTSRQMRGLSFEKQEDASQAQTGDNHGTATKLLECGQKYNLSLRVINYSFVNTREVKVKFYYQPWTEGGTNYPAANPASDGGCEEITGDNPASIKSINGRTGNSDSGDNWDYAVLNGWTAPKDTGLGWLHAVISYDGEQLSTDNDHGYIMVGSYDPQDFFGTVSAQAANVARAASVSVENYPDIAITGVTAYEMAKDGTVSQEPLTIDEKSRSKKMKIDVRVKYTGGRLNIGGKEKEINYVPLLRVGLLAGKRGVNRSLLGATEFPLIRAGEERTFSFVYDPKNCDYDNGVAVRAFSPYLFASEQRDPRSQYKVLWNSIEHNGGSGGGCSAGLGALALLALLPLAWRKKR
- a CDS encoding alanine--glyoxylate aminotransferase family protein yields the protein MKKKYLLTPGPVETPRSVLEAASRPLISHRCGEFSELFKGISRKLGRLLESGQPVVILPSSGTGALECAAVNFLRPGDVFISLSCGVFGDRFWEIAARTGARGIYVDTEPGSAPTPEAAATALRENPGVRALLITHNETSTGVTVPVREIIAALPVEGRPLVLADGVSSVGTIECLPESWGVDVLCTASQKGLMTPPGLGLVWLSKRALDELEGRECPSYYFDLKLHLKNMKPDSYANPYTPPVSLYYALDAALDIILDEGAPAWFAKRRRYAEAFAAALEELGYELLVRDRHLRSAGVTAFSAPGGASEAVRKRLSAAGFETAGGQGALKGKLIRAAHYSDWEMPEMEDILRAFAEAIGNNCDDRYLETARNIFENR
- the serA gene encoding phosphoglycerate dehydrogenase encodes the protein MDNKWKILVTEKVGESGLDIFRNAPDVELDVEMGLTEDELIAKLPGYDGILTRSGTTMDEKKIEAGRNLKVIGRAGVGVDNIDLPAASRHGIIVINAPSGNTLAATELTMANMLAVVRHVPQACSSLHRGKWDRNRFTGCQLSGRKLLIIGLGRIGSEVAKRARAFDMEIIAYDPYIPQKKAESLHVELVSDLEGAVSLADVVTIHTPLTEETTNMIDADMLRAFKHGAYLVNCARGGIVDEAAVAEAVREGRLSGFATDVFSAEPLAKDHPFLAEDIAERIVITPHIGANTLEAQSEVSRIAAQNMLMVLRGEPYAHAVNLPFIEQTLNGDQRMYLSLSRKLGVLAAKLAQVRGAAAHNCHVTLRGALFEDEEKRVANQLRPYTIAVLKGMLEVSIGSSVTYMIAPLLAKDRRISIDESCGESKTYKNTIEVELETEKGAVSLLATITEEGRQRIVRVNDYWVDFVPSGKLLIFQNHDRPGVIGKIGSVLGEAGVNIANFALGRKEGSGLALGALEIDGETDDRLRGELVKSGDMVWVTTVDFTKAG
- a CDS encoding histidine phosphatase family protein encodes the protein MRFFVIRHGETAWNVAGRFQGQQDTELNDKGLAQADLLGDRLAGHRFEAVLTSPLARAKVTAERAASRCEYGEFLTVGALTEINHGDWEGRLADEIAAEWPEELHRWHVSPETVTMPGPGGENLEDILRRAVPAVEAAAKRYEGDVLLASHDAVIKVLLCYWLGAPLASFFRFQVPNCSITVIEVKEGSAPRMLLMGDAAHLGDSFERPEQKGL
- a CDS encoding ADP-ribosylglycohydrolase family protein produces the protein MLGALIGDIMGSVFERAPHKSKEFDFISERSRFTDDSMLTVATADALLHGYGYMPVFKYWGRSYPNAGYGQKFYRWCLSDNDETGESYGNGSAMRVSPIGWAFDSLDEVLEEAKRSAAPSHNHPEGLKGAGAVAAAVFLARGGKSKDEIRDYIAGEFGYDLNRPLEAIRPEYTFDSSCQGSVPEAIIAFLESEDFEDALCNAVSLGGDSDTQACIAGAIAEAFYGPVSKRWVTMLNILLPQEALRVVDAFNKKYLDSCYNFFCCGQESAEGRPSENGMPYELLNLNPGSCRWWVKELGMQDEVWAFVTESEIPREASVYFSTDTPVIFDQLCFKSFEDAFIALNRNGFDLYFENYAEGSGPGYYTSAPRGRFRIEPHPLFSSGKHWI
- a CDS encoding radical SAM protein, with the translated sequence MHSVWVKGLLSAKNGMNLYRGCSHGCIYCDSRSRCYRMEHDFEDIEIKENAIELLEAALRRRRQKCMIGTGSMTDPYIPLEMETGNVRRALSLIYRYGFGFTVITKSARLLRDLDLLKKINERSKCVVQMTLTTGDEELCRKIEPNVSTTKERFEALKQLREAGIPTVVWLSLILPFINDTEENISAILDYCAEARVRGVICFGMGLTLREGNREYFYSRLEQYFPGMKERYAEKYGGRYVVTSPNNGGLMRLFHERCAAHGIMHDNSRIFEYLSTFEEKAFGRQLSLFD